Proteins encoded by one window of Cystobacter ferrugineus:
- a CDS encoding Gfo/Idh/MocA family protein: MNGHPIQRTVPRPRLGFLGVGWIGRHRMEAIIRGERAEVVGVADPSEAAAQDAQRLAPGSVRVDSLDALLELGLDGVVIATPSAFHAEQSVRALERGVAVFCQKPLGRTQEEVRRVVDAARAADRLLGVDLSYRFTTGMRRLREHIQSGALGDIHAVNLVFHNAYGPDKAWFFDPKLAGGGCVMDLGIHLVDLALWVLGFPEVRRVTSQLFAQGRPISGRTESVEDFAAAQLELAPGTAVQLACSWKLSAGCDAVIEASFYGTQGGASFRNVNGSFYDFTADLFRGTSRERLTEPPDEWGGRAAADWAARLAQGARFEPESERLVQVASALDRIYG; encoded by the coding sequence ATGAACGGACATCCGATACAGCGAACCGTGCCCCGTCCGAGGTTGGGTTTTCTCGGCGTGGGTTGGATTGGACGCCACCGCATGGAGGCCATCATCCGCGGCGAGCGGGCCGAGGTGGTGGGCGTGGCGGATCCCAGTGAGGCCGCCGCTCAGGATGCCCAGCGGCTCGCGCCGGGCAGCGTGCGGGTGGACTCGCTCGATGCGCTGCTGGAACTGGGGCTCGATGGGGTGGTCATCGCCACGCCCAGCGCGTTCCACGCCGAGCAGTCCGTGCGGGCCCTGGAGCGGGGCGTGGCCGTGTTCTGCCAGAAGCCGCTCGGCCGCACCCAGGAGGAGGTCCGGCGCGTGGTGGACGCCGCGCGCGCGGCGGACCGGCTGCTGGGCGTGGACCTCAGCTATCGCTTCACCACCGGGATGCGGCGGCTGCGCGAGCACATCCAGTCGGGTGCGCTGGGCGACATCCACGCGGTGAACCTCGTCTTCCACAATGCCTATGGCCCGGACAAGGCGTGGTTCTTCGATCCGAAGCTCGCGGGCGGCGGGTGCGTGATGGACCTGGGCATCCACCTGGTGGATCTGGCGCTCTGGGTGCTGGGCTTTCCCGAGGTGCGGCGCGTGACGAGCCAGCTCTTCGCCCAGGGCCGTCCCATCTCCGGGCGCACGGAGTCAGTCGAGGACTTCGCCGCCGCGCAGTTGGAGCTCGCCCCGGGCACCGCCGTCCAGCTCGCGTGCTCCTGGAAGCTGTCCGCCGGGTGCGACGCGGTCATCGAGGCCTCCTTCTATGGCACCCAGGGGGGCGCGTCGTTCCGCAACGTGAACGGCTCCTTCTACGACTTCACGGCGGACCTGTTCCGGGGGACCTCGCGTGAGCGTCTCACCGAGCCGCCGGATGAGTGGGGCGGCCGGGCCGCGGCGGACTGGGCGGCCCGTCTGGCCCAGGGTGCTCGCTTCGAGCCGGAGTCCGAGCGGCTCGTCCAGGTGGCGAGCGCGCTGGATCGCATCTACGGCTGA
- a CDS encoding ABC transporter ATP-binding protein, translating into MQTPSVSRGTLWRAMGYLRPHRRAVVTVLFFVLVSTGLSVIEPLALKRVFDQLGAGGTPGAVLAAVGALVAIGLAREVLGALSNTLTWRTRISVHFALNEATVSRLHRLPLSFHREEGVGATMTKLDRGMQGFVGAITDLTFNVLPAATYLVLCVVVMFQLDWRLALLALAFAPIPVLIARKAAPVQTRREQTLMDRWTKIYARFNEVLSGIVTVKSFAMEEREKQRFLHDVREANAVVTHGVAFDSTVNASQGLVVLVARVALIGMGGLLVLRGEISAGTLVAFLGYIGGLFGPVQGLSGVYKTLRTASVAINQVFSILDAQDNLGDAPDATEVTALHGDVEFENIHFAYPSTSGPGRPLLNGIDLRVKQGETIALVGPSGAGKTTLMSLLCRFYDPVEGVVRIDGQDIRSFKQLSLRRHIGVVLQDSLLFNESVRGNIAYGRPEATQEEIEAAARAAHAHEFIMRLPQGYDTVVGERGSRLSAGERQRIAIARSLLKNPPVLILDEPTSALDAESEALVQEALDKLMKGRTTFAIAHRLSTVVHADRILVLKEGRIVEEGTHARLMQLNGYYASLVRRQTRGLLPELSSFPDSRSVSAVA; encoded by the coding sequence ATGCAGACCCCTTCCGTGTCTCGAGGCACCCTCTGGCGGGCGATGGGCTACCTTCGCCCTCACCGCCGTGCGGTCGTCACCGTCCTCTTCTTCGTCCTCGTCTCCACGGGCCTGAGCGTCATCGAGCCGCTCGCGCTCAAGCGCGTCTTCGATCAGCTCGGCGCGGGTGGCACCCCGGGCGCGGTGCTCGCCGCGGTGGGGGCGCTGGTGGCCATTGGACTGGCGCGCGAGGTGCTCGGAGCCCTGTCCAACACGCTCACCTGGCGCACGCGCATCAGCGTGCACTTCGCCCTCAACGAGGCCACGGTCTCCCGCCTCCACCGGTTGCCCCTGAGCTTCCACCGCGAGGAGGGCGTGGGCGCCACCATGACGAAGCTCGATCGCGGCATGCAGGGCTTCGTGGGGGCCATCACCGACCTCACCTTCAACGTCCTGCCCGCGGCGACGTACCTGGTGCTCTGCGTGGTCGTCATGTTCCAGCTCGACTGGCGCCTGGCGTTGCTGGCGCTGGCGTTCGCGCCCATTCCGGTGCTCATCGCCCGCAAGGCGGCGCCCGTGCAGACGCGGCGGGAGCAGACGCTCATGGACCGCTGGACGAAGATCTACGCCCGCTTCAACGAGGTGCTCTCGGGCATCGTGACGGTGAAGAGCTTCGCCATGGAGGAGCGTGAGAAGCAGCGCTTCCTGCACGACGTGCGCGAGGCCAATGCCGTGGTCACGCATGGTGTGGCCTTCGACTCGACGGTCAATGCCAGCCAGGGCCTCGTCGTGCTCGTGGCGCGCGTGGCGTTGATTGGCATGGGCGGCCTGCTCGTGCTCCGAGGGGAGATCTCCGCGGGCACCCTGGTGGCGTTCCTGGGCTACATCGGTGGACTCTTCGGTCCGGTCCAGGGTCTGAGCGGTGTGTACAAGACCTTGCGGACCGCCTCGGTGGCCATCAACCAGGTCTTCTCCATCCTCGATGCCCAGGACAACCTGGGCGATGCGCCGGACGCCACCGAGGTCACGGCGTTGCACGGTGACGTGGAGTTCGAGAACATCCACTTCGCCTATCCCTCCACGTCGGGTCCGGGCCGGCCGCTGCTCAATGGCATCGATCTGCGGGTCAAGCAGGGCGAGACGATCGCCCTGGTGGGGCCGAGTGGCGCGGGCAAGACCACGCTGATGAGCCTGTTGTGCCGCTTCTACGATCCGGTCGAGGGCGTGGTGCGCATCGACGGCCAGGACATCCGCTCGTTCAAGCAGTTGTCGCTGCGGCGCCACATCGGCGTGGTGTTGCAGGACTCGTTGCTCTTCAACGAGAGCGTGCGCGGCAACATCGCCTACGGACGGCCCGAGGCCACCCAGGAGGAGATCGAGGCCGCGGCCCGCGCCGCGCATGCCCACGAGTTCATCATGCGCCTGCCCCAGGGCTACGACACCGTGGTGGGCGAGCGGGGCAGCCGGTTGTCCGCGGGTGAGCGTCAGCGCATCGCCATCGCGCGCTCGCTCCTCAAGAATCCCCCCGTCCTCATCCTGGACGAGCCCACCAGCGCGCTCGACGCGGAGAGCGAGGCGCTCGTGCAGGAGGCGCTGGACAAGCTGATGAAGGGCCGCACCACCTTCGCCATCGCCCACCGTCTCTCCACGGTGGTGCACGCGGACCGCATCCTCGTCCTAAAGGAGGGGCGGATCGTCGAGGAGGGCACGCATGCCCGGCTGATGCAACTCAACGGCTACTACGCCTCGCTCGTGCGCCGGCAGACGCGCGGGCTGCTGCCCGAACTGTCCTCGTTCCCGGACTCCCGGTCCGTATCCGCCGTGGCCTGA
- a CDS encoding NAD-dependent epimerase/dehydratase family protein translates to MRRKQVLITGGAGFIGSHLADELLAHGYRVRALDALFPQVHGEGRERPAYLNPDVELLIGDVRDRDAVRRALEDVDVVYHFAAAVGVGQSMYEVAHYTSVNNVGTAVLMEALIARPVERLVVASSMSIYGEGLFRMPDGRLVPGTDRTLEQLQSGDWELRGPNGELLSPLPTPETKAPGLSSVYALSKYDQERLCLITGRAYNIPTVALRFFNVYGPRQALSNPYTGVLAIFASRMLNGNAPLIFEDGMQQRDFVNVHDVARACRLAMDSQDAPGNVINIGSGRCVTVREVARALGEVMGLPHLRPAVTGKYRMGDIRHCFADITRARQLLGYEPQVEFQTGLAELAQWLEGQVATDRVAEAKAELEARGLTV, encoded by the coding sequence ATGAGGCGCAAGCAGGTACTCATCACGGGAGGGGCGGGTTTCATTGGATCTCATCTGGCGGATGAGCTCCTCGCGCACGGCTATCGTGTCCGGGCGTTGGATGCGCTGTTTCCGCAGGTCCACGGCGAGGGACGGGAGCGTCCGGCCTATCTGAATCCAGACGTGGAGTTGCTCATCGGCGACGTGCGGGACCGCGATGCGGTCCGGCGCGCGCTCGAGGACGTGGACGTGGTCTACCACTTCGCCGCGGCCGTGGGCGTGGGCCAGAGCATGTACGAGGTGGCGCACTACACCTCGGTGAACAACGTGGGCACCGCGGTGTTGATGGAAGCACTCATCGCTCGTCCCGTGGAGCGGCTGGTGGTCGCCTCCAGCATGAGCATCTACGGCGAGGGGCTCTTCCGCATGCCGGATGGGCGGCTCGTGCCCGGCACGGATCGCACCCTGGAGCAACTCCAGTCGGGCGATTGGGAATTGCGCGGCCCCAACGGGGAGCTGCTCTCGCCGCTGCCCACGCCCGAGACGAAGGCCCCGGGGCTCTCGTCCGTGTATGCCCTGTCCAAGTATGACCAGGAGCGGCTGTGCCTCATCACCGGCCGCGCCTACAACATCCCCACGGTGGCGCTGCGCTTCTTCAACGTGTACGGCCCGCGTCAGGCTTTGTCCAATCCCTACACCGGGGTGCTCGCCATCTTCGCGTCGCGGATGCTCAACGGCAACGCGCCGCTCATCTTCGAGGATGGGATGCAGCAGCGCGACTTCGTGAACGTGCACGACGTGGCGCGGGCCTGCCGTCTGGCCATGGACTCCCAGGACGCTCCCGGCAATGTCATCAACATCGGCAGCGGCCGCTGTGTCACCGTGCGCGAGGTGGCGCGGGCGCTCGGCGAGGTGATGGGCCTGCCGCACCTGCGGCCCGCGGTGACGGGCAAGTACCGCATGGGTGACATCCGCCATTGTTTCGCCGACATCACCCGGGCCCGCCAGCTCCTGGGCTACGAGCCCCAGGTGGAATTCCAGACGGGCCTGGCCGAGCTGGCGCAATGGCTCGAGGGCCAGGTGGCCACGGATCGCGTGGCCGAGGCGAAGGCGGAGCTCGAGGCGCGGGGATTGACCGTATGA
- a CDS encoding GDP-mannose 4,6-dehydratase gives MSKTRVGRQNGHGGKVVIFGGAGFIGSNVADQCLREGRQVRIFDNVSRAGVERNLRWLKERHGALLEVTVGDVRDEQAVRRAVQGATEAYHFAAQVAVTTSLEGPVHDFEVNARGTLNVLEALRNMEEPASLLFTSTNKVYGGLPGMEFVKEGRRYVPRDEDIRAQGLSERCPLDFESPYGCSKGAADQYVLDYGHSFGLRTVVFRMSCIYGPRQFGTEDQGWVAHFLLRALAGRPITLYGDGMQVRDILFVEDLVRAMRLAQTNIEQLRGQAFNMGGGPERTVSLLELLDLISRHTGRSPEVRFEDWRTGDQRYYVSDTRRFQAATGWMPRVGVEQGVARLLHWLEELATTNTEVAVHAG, from the coding sequence ATGAGCAAGACGCGGGTGGGACGGCAGAACGGTCACGGCGGGAAGGTGGTCATCTTCGGAGGCGCCGGGTTCATCGGCTCCAACGTGGCGGACCAGTGCCTGCGCGAGGGCCGCCAGGTGCGGATCTTCGACAACGTCTCGCGCGCTGGCGTGGAGCGCAACCTGCGCTGGCTCAAGGAGCGCCATGGCGCGCTGCTCGAGGTGACGGTGGGCGACGTCCGCGACGAACAGGCGGTACGGCGGGCGGTGCAGGGCGCCACCGAGGCGTACCACTTCGCGGCCCAGGTGGCGGTGACCACCAGCCTCGAGGGCCCGGTGCACGACTTCGAGGTGAACGCGCGCGGGACGCTCAACGTCCTGGAGGCGCTGCGGAACATGGAGGAGCCGGCCTCGCTGCTCTTCACCTCGACGAACAAGGTCTACGGCGGACTGCCGGGGATGGAGTTCGTCAAGGAAGGCCGCCGCTACGTGCCTCGGGACGAGGACATCCGCGCCCAGGGCCTGAGCGAGCGCTGCCCGCTCGACTTCGAGAGCCCCTATGGCTGCTCCAAGGGCGCGGCGGACCAGTACGTGCTCGACTATGGGCACTCCTTCGGCTTGCGGACCGTGGTGTTCCGGATGAGCTGCATCTACGGCCCGCGTCAGTTCGGCACCGAGGACCAGGGCTGGGTGGCGCACTTCCTCCTCCGGGCGCTGGCGGGCCGGCCCATCACCCTCTACGGGGATGGCATGCAGGTGCGCGACATCCTCTTCGTGGAGGACCTGGTGCGCGCCATGCGTCTGGCGCAGACGAACATCGAGCAGCTCCGGGGACAGGCCTTCAACATGGGTGGTGGCCCGGAGCGCACCGTGAGCCTGCTGGAGTTGCTCGATCTGATTTCCCGGCACACCGGACGGTCTCCGGAGGTCCGCTTCGAGGACTGGCGCACCGGGGATCAGCGCTACTACGTCTCCGACACCCGCAGGTTCCAGGCCGCCACGGGCTGGATGCCGCGGGTGGGAGTCGAACAAGGGGTGGCCCGGCTCCTCCACTGGTTGGAAGAGCTGGCAACGACGAACACCGAAGTCGCGGTCCACGCGGGATGA
- a CDS encoding glycosyltransferase family 4 protein yields the protein MPTVQRVLMTADTVGGVWAYALELCRALGQGGIQVDLATLGSRVSAAQWREARQLPNLTIHESHYRLEWMDEPWDDVRASGQWLLELEAALSPDIVHLNGFCHGALPWRTPALVVSHSCVLSWWEAVKGEPAPEQYAHYRREVSRGLRAAACVVAPSAAMLEATERLHGPLRFTRVIPNARRAEAYPPGAKEEFVLAAGRLWDEAKNLAALDAVAPGLPFPVRVAGEVQHPGGGGRARAPHVESLGALAPGELAGWMARAAIYALPARYEPFGLSILEAALAGCALVLGDIPSLREVWGEAARFVHPDDEDGLARALRELMAHPAERERLACAARARALTFTPRRMVEAYLELYAALRARPSEAWVRPAPHAS from the coding sequence ATGCCGACGGTCCAACGGGTGTTGATGACCGCCGACACGGTGGGCGGTGTCTGGGCCTATGCCCTGGAGTTGTGCCGCGCCCTCGGGCAGGGGGGCATCCAGGTGGACCTGGCGACGCTGGGGTCGCGGGTGTCCGCCGCGCAGTGGCGCGAGGCGAGGCAACTGCCAAACCTCACCATCCATGAGAGCCATTACCGGCTGGAGTGGATGGACGAGCCCTGGGATGACGTGCGCGCCTCCGGGCAATGGCTGCTCGAGCTGGAGGCGGCGCTGTCTCCCGACATCGTCCACCTCAATGGCTTCTGCCATGGCGCGCTGCCCTGGCGGACGCCGGCGCTGGTGGTGTCGCACTCGTGCGTTCTCTCCTGGTGGGAGGCGGTGAAGGGGGAGCCCGCTCCCGAGCAATACGCGCACTACCGGCGCGAGGTGTCGCGGGGGCTGCGCGCGGCGGCGTGCGTGGTGGCTCCCAGCGCCGCCATGCTCGAGGCCACCGAGCGGCTCCATGGTCCCTTGCGCTTCACGCGTGTCATTCCCAACGCGCGGCGGGCGGAGGCCTATCCTCCCGGAGCGAAGGAAGAGTTCGTGCTCGCGGCGGGCCGGCTGTGGGACGAGGCCAAGAACCTGGCGGCGCTGGACGCGGTCGCGCCGGGGCTGCCCTTTCCCGTGCGCGTCGCCGGTGAGGTCCAGCACCCGGGAGGCGGCGGCAGGGCCCGGGCTCCGCACGTGGAATCGCTCGGAGCGCTGGCGCCCGGGGAGCTCGCCGGGTGGATGGCGAGGGCGGCCATCTACGCGCTGCCCGCGCGCTATGAGCCCTTCGGGTTGTCCATCCTGGAGGCCGCGCTCGCCGGGTGCGCGCTGGTGCTCGGGGACATCCCCAGCCTGCGCGAGGTGTGGGGCGAGGCCGCGCGCTTCGTCCACCCGGACGACGAGGACGGGCTCGCGCGCGCGCTGCGGGAGTTGATGGCCCATCCCGCCGAGCGCGAGCGCCTGGCCTGTGCGGCCCGCGCCCGGGCGCTCACCTTCACGCCCCGCCGCATGGTGGAGGCGTATCTCGAACTCTATGCCGCGCTGCGCGCGCGGCCTTCCGAGGCGTGGGTGCGTCCCGCGCCCCATGCTTCCTGA
- a CDS encoding CgeB family protein: MRIVLFCHSLLSDWNHGNAHFLRGVVTELTLRGHEVRVLEPEDAWSLRNLLAEPTGAAVLEEVRTVYPAVRPERYTPDSLDLDRVLDGAHLVIVHEWSPPELVRRLGERRRAGGSFRLLFHDTHHRSVSAREEMARYELTHYDGVLAFGDVIRRIYLEQGWAARAWTWHEAADTRVFHPLPHLAAERDLVWVGNWGDDERTAELHEFLLEPVKALGLKARVHGVRYPDAAREALATSGIEYAGWLPNHRAPQAFSQARVTVHVPRRPYTQALPGIPTIRPFEALACGIPLVSAPWSDAEGLFTPGRDFLVATNGEEMRRHLRALIADEGLCRELAEHGRRTVLARHTCGHRVEELLRICQSLGMSASQCHPLARERSTP, encoded by the coding sequence ATGCGCATCGTCCTCTTCTGTCATTCCCTGTTGTCCGACTGGAACCATGGCAACGCGCACTTCCTTCGCGGCGTGGTGACGGAGCTCACCCTGCGTGGCCACGAGGTGCGGGTCCTCGAGCCCGAGGACGCCTGGAGCTTGCGCAACCTGCTGGCCGAGCCCACCGGGGCGGCGGTGCTGGAGGAGGTGCGGACCGTCTACCCGGCCGTGCGTCCCGAGCGCTACACGCCCGACTCGCTCGATCTGGATCGCGTGCTCGACGGGGCCCACCTCGTCATCGTCCACGAGTGGAGCCCGCCGGAGCTGGTGCGGCGCCTGGGCGAGCGGCGCCGGGCGGGTGGCTCCTTCCGCCTGCTCTTCCATGACACCCACCACCGCAGCGTGAGCGCCCGGGAGGAGATGGCGCGCTACGAGTTGACCCACTACGACGGCGTGCTCGCCTTCGGGGATGTCATCCGGCGCATCTACCTGGAGCAGGGCTGGGCCGCGCGGGCCTGGACGTGGCACGAGGCCGCGGACACGCGTGTGTTCCACCCCCTGCCGCACCTGGCGGCGGAGAGGGATCTCGTCTGGGTGGGCAACTGGGGCGACGACGAGCGCACCGCGGAGCTGCATGAGTTCCTGTTGGAGCCGGTGAAGGCGCTCGGTCTGAAGGCGCGGGTGCATGGCGTGCGCTATCCGGACGCCGCGCGCGAGGCGCTCGCCACCTCGGGCATCGAGTACGCGGGATGGCTGCCCAACCACCGCGCGCCCCAGGCCTTCTCCCAGGCGCGCGTGACGGTCCACGTGCCGCGCCGGCCCTATACCCAGGCGCTGCCTGGCATTCCCACCATCCGCCCCTTCGAGGCGCTCGCCTGTGGCATTCCCCTGGTGTCGGCGCCGTGGTCGGACGCGGAGGGTCTCTTCACCCCGGGCCGGGACTTCCTCGTCGCCACCAACGGAGAGGAAATGCGGCGCCACCTGCGTGCGCTGATCGCCGACGAGGGGCTGTGCCGCGAGCTGGCGGAGCACGGCCGGCGCACGGTGCTCGCGCGCCACACCTGTGGGCACCGCGTGGAGGAGCTTCTGCGCATCTGCCAGTCATTGGGAATGAGCGCTTCACAGTGTCACCCGCTGGCGCGGGAAAGGAGCACCCCATGA
- a CDS encoding CgeB family protein: MSKGSRIAFFGSSLVSAYWNGAATYYRGIIRALHERGHHVTFYEPDAYERQQHRDMADPDWARVVVYSARGTEALERCLEEARDADVVVKASGVGVFDALLEARVLELRRSGNQVVFWDVDAPATLERMEKDPSDPFRALVPRYDHILTYGGGEPVVSAYRALGARECVPIYNALDPHTHHPVAADARFEGDLAFLGNRLPDREARVEAFFLKAASLLPGSRFLLGGSGWGDRALPENVKYLGHVYTQDHNALNCSARAVLNINRDSMARFGFSPATRVFEAAGAGACIITDAFKGVELFLEPGKEILVAHSGEEVAAHVRALSGPESRRIGQAALQRVLSEHTYAHRASKVEEVLGLPSTGTRERVA; the protein is encoded by the coding sequence ATGAGCAAGGGTTCGCGTATCGCCTTCTTCGGCTCGAGCCTCGTCTCGGCCTACTGGAACGGAGCGGCCACCTACTACCGTGGCATCATCCGCGCGCTGCACGAGCGCGGGCACCACGTCACCTTCTACGAGCCGGATGCCTACGAGCGCCAGCAGCACCGCGACATGGCGGATCCGGACTGGGCGCGCGTGGTTGTCTATTCGGCGCGGGGTACCGAGGCGCTCGAGCGTTGCCTGGAAGAGGCCCGGGACGCGGACGTGGTGGTGAAGGCGAGCGGTGTGGGCGTGTTCGACGCCCTGCTCGAGGCGCGCGTGCTGGAACTGCGGCGTTCGGGCAACCAGGTGGTGTTCTGGGACGTCGACGCGCCGGCCACGCTCGAGCGCATGGAGAAGGATCCGAGCGATCCCTTCCGGGCGCTGGTGCCGCGCTACGATCACATCCTCACCTACGGGGGCGGAGAGCCGGTGGTGTCGGCCTACCGGGCGCTCGGGGCGCGCGAGTGCGTGCCCATCTACAACGCGTTGGATCCACACACCCACCACCCGGTGGCGGCGGATGCGCGCTTCGAGGGGGACCTGGCCTTCCTGGGAAACCGGCTGCCGGACCGCGAGGCGCGCGTGGAGGCCTTCTTCCTGAAGGCCGCGAGCCTCCTGCCCGGCTCTCGCTTCCTCTTGGGGGGCAGCGGCTGGGGAGATCGCGCGCTGCCGGAGAACGTGAAGTACCTGGGCCACGTCTACACGCAGGACCACAACGCGCTGAACTGCTCGGCGCGCGCGGTGCTCAACATCAATCGTGACAGCATGGCCCGCTTCGGCTTCTCGCCGGCCACGCGGGTGTTCGAGGCCGCGGGGGCGGGCGCCTGTATCATCACCGACGCCTTCAAGGGCGTGGAGCTGTTCCTGGAGCCCGGGAAGGAAATCCTCGTGGCGCACTCGGGCGAGGAGGTCGCCGCGCACGTGCGCGCATTGAGTGGGCCCGAGTCGCGGCGCATCGGTCAGGCGGCGCTCCAGCGCGTGCTGTCCGAGCACACGTATGCCCATCGTGCCTCGAAGGTGGAGGAGGTGCTGGGCCTTCCCTCCACCGGTACTCGCGAGCGGGTGGCCTGA
- a CDS encoding CgeB family protein gives MRIVILGLSITSSWGNGHATTYRGLVRELVRRGHDVLFLERDVPWYASNRDMPRPPYGRTELYSDLADLKERFTDAVRGADLVVVGSYVPQGVEVGAWVQRTARGVTAFYDIDTPVTLAKLARKDFEYLSPELIPGYALYLSFTGGPLLQSIERELGSPAARPLYCSCDPELYAPQTREPLWDLGYLGTYSDDRQPVLERLMLDAARALTSGRFVVAGPQYPASIAWPANVARVEHLAPPEHPAFYNSQRFTLNVTRADMVRAGYSPSVRLFEAAACAVPIISDAWEGLDTFFRPGEEILISRSGEETRRYLQEVPEAERQEMGRKARARVLAAHTAAHRAETLEDYARSVSSGRKP, from the coding sequence ATGCGGATCGTCATTCTCGGCCTGTCCATCACCTCGAGCTGGGGCAACGGACACGCCACGACCTACCGGGGGCTGGTGCGCGAGCTGGTGCGGCGCGGACACGACGTGCTGTTCCTCGAGCGGGACGTGCCCTGGTACGCCTCCAATCGTGACATGCCCCGGCCGCCCTATGGGCGCACCGAGCTGTACTCGGACCTCGCGGACCTGAAGGAGCGCTTCACGGACGCGGTGCGCGGCGCGGACCTGGTCGTGGTGGGCTCCTACGTCCCCCAGGGGGTGGAGGTGGGCGCCTGGGTGCAGCGCACCGCCCGGGGCGTCACGGCCTTCTATGACATCGACACGCCCGTGACGCTGGCGAAGCTCGCGCGCAAGGACTTCGAGTACCTCTCGCCCGAGCTGATTCCCGGCTATGCGCTCTACCTGTCCTTCACGGGGGGCCCGCTGCTCCAGAGCATCGAGCGCGAGCTGGGCTCACCCGCGGCCCGGCCGCTCTACTGTAGCTGCGATCCCGAGCTGTACGCGCCCCAGACGCGCGAGCCGCTCTGGGACCTGGGCTACCTGGGCACCTACAGTGATGACCGGCAGCCGGTGTTGGAGCGCTTGATGCTCGACGCGGCGCGGGCGCTGACCTCGGGCCGTTTCGTGGTCGCCGGACCGCAGTATCCCGCCAGCATCGCGTGGCCCGCCAACGTGGCGCGCGTGGAGCACCTGGCGCCGCCCGAGCATCCGGCGTTCTACAACTCCCAGCGCTTCACGCTGAACGTCACCCGGGCGGACATGGTGCGCGCGGGCTACTCCCCGAGTGTGCGGCTGTTCGAGGCCGCCGCATGCGCGGTGCCCATCATCAGCGATGCGTGGGAGGGGCTCGACACCTTCTTCCGGCCGGGCGAGGAGATCCTCATCTCTCGCTCCGGGGAGGAGACGCGGCGCTACCTCCAGGAAGTGCCGGAGGCGGAGCGCCAGGAGATGGGCCGGAAGGCACGGGCCCGGGTGCTGGCCGCTCACACGGCGGCGCATCGCGCGGAGACGTTGGAGGACTACGCCCGGTCGGTGAGTTCAGGACGGAAGCCCTAG
- a CDS encoding UDP-glucose dehydrogenase family protein, which produces MKIAVIGTGYVGLVAGTCFAESGHEVTCIDVNPRKIQALRRGEVPIYEPGLEELVRRNAAAGRLHFTEELAGAVGPAQVVFIAVGTPEGETGRADLQYVLAAAEQVGRALRQYTVIVDKSTVPVGTADKVHEVIARHTRCEFDVVSNPEFLKEGAALEDFLKPDRVVIGTRSERARKLMAELYAPFVRTESPILFMDPCSAELTKYAANAMLATRISFMNDMAALCEKVGADVEQVRKGMGADKRIGYSFLHPGIGYGGSCFPKDVKALTATARDVGLEFDLLRAVENTNARQKRCLLTKALRHFGDLSERTFAVWGLAFKPKTDDMREAPSVELIEGLLGKGARVQCHDPVAVESARRYFGDRVLYAPTCYAAAEGADAIFLVTEWNEFRHPDLKRLKATMKSPTLFDGRNVIDPRLAREEGFTYFGIGRPSAS; this is translated from the coding sequence ATGAAGATCGCGGTCATTGGTACGGGGTACGTGGGTCTGGTGGCGGGGACCTGCTTCGCGGAGTCCGGGCATGAGGTCACCTGCATCGACGTCAACCCGAGGAAGATCCAGGCGCTGAGGCGGGGCGAGGTGCCCATCTACGAGCCGGGTCTGGAGGAACTGGTGCGCCGCAATGCCGCCGCGGGCCGCCTCCACTTCACCGAGGAACTGGCGGGAGCGGTAGGGCCCGCGCAGGTGGTGTTCATCGCCGTGGGGACTCCAGAGGGCGAGACGGGTCGCGCGGATCTGCAATACGTGCTCGCCGCCGCCGAGCAGGTGGGCCGGGCGCTGCGGCAGTACACGGTCATCGTGGACAAGAGCACGGTGCCGGTGGGCACGGCGGACAAGGTGCACGAGGTCATCGCCCGCCACACCCGGTGTGAGTTCGACGTGGTGTCCAACCCCGAGTTCCTCAAGGAAGGGGCGGCGCTGGAGGACTTCCTCAAGCCGGACCGGGTGGTGATTGGCACGCGCTCGGAGCGGGCGCGCAAGCTCATGGCCGAGCTGTATGCGCCCTTCGTGCGCACGGAGAGCCCCATCCTCTTCATGGATCCGTGCTCGGCGGAGCTGACCAAGTACGCGGCCAACGCGATGCTCGCCACGCGCATCTCGTTCATGAATGACATGGCCGCGCTCTGCGAGAAGGTGGGCGCGGACGTGGAGCAGGTGCGCAAGGGAATGGGCGCGGACAAGCGCATCGGCTATTCCTTCCTGCACCCGGGGATTGGTTATGGCGGGAGTTGTTTTCCCAAGGACGTGAAGGCGCTGACGGCCACGGCGCGCGACGTGGGGCTGGAGTTCGACCTGCTGCGCGCGGTGGAGAACACCAACGCGAGGCAGAAGCGATGCCTGCTGACCAAGGCGCTGAGACACTTTGGCGACCTGTCCGAGCGCACCTTCGCGGTGTGGGGTCTGGCGTTCAAGCCGAAGACGGACGACATGCGGGAAGCGCCGTCGGTGGAGCTCATCGAGGGCTTGCTCGGCAAGGGCGCGCGGGTGCAATGCCATGATCCGGTGGCGGTCGAGAGCGCGCGCCGCTACTTCGGCGACCGGGTGCTGTACGCCCCTACGTGCTACGCGGCGGCGGAGGGGGCCGATGCGATCTTCCTGGTGACGGAGTGGAACGAGTTCCGCCACCCGGACCTGAAGCGGCTCAAGGCGACGATGAAGAGTCCCACGCTCTTCGATGGCCGCAACGTCATCGATCCCCGGCTCGCGCGCGAGGAGGG